From a region of the Pongo abelii isolate AG06213 chromosome 9, NHGRI_mPonAbe1-v2.0_pri, whole genome shotgun sequence genome:
- the LOC112135407 gene encoding elongin-B-like, with product MSLRWGRRGRAGHAGPRAGCRERGGAERGRAGTSRGEAAAAMDVFLVIRRRKTTIFTDAKESTTVFELKRVVEGILKRPPDEQRLYKDYQLLDDGKTLGECGFTSQTARPQAPATVGLAFRADDAFEALCIEPFSSPPDLLDVMKPQDSGSSAGEQAVQ from the coding sequence ATGAGTCTTCGCTGGGGCAGGAGGGGCCGCGCGGGGCATGCCGGGCCGCGCGCGGGCTGCAGGGAACGGGGCGGAGCGGAGCGCGGCCGCGCTGGCACATCGAGGGGAGAGGCAGCCGCCGCGATGGACGTGTTCCTCGTGATCCGGCGCCGCAAGACCACCATCTTCACTGACGCCAAGGAGTCCACCACGGTGTTCGAGCTGAAGCGCGTCGTGGAGGGAATCCTCAAGCGGCCGCCCGACGAGCAGCGGCTGTACAAGGACTACCAACTCTTGGATGATGGCAAGACACTGGGCGAGTGTGGCTTCACCAGCCAAACAGCACGGCCGCAGGCCCCCGCCACGGTGGGGCTGGCCTTCCGGGCAGACGACGCCTTTGAGGCCCTGTGCATCGAGCCGTTCTCCAGCCCGCCCGACCTGCTCGACGTGATGAAGCCCCAGGACTCGGGAAGCAGTGCCGGTGAACAAGCTGTGCAGTGA